One window from the genome of Anopheles merus strain MAF chromosome 3R, AmerM5.1, whole genome shotgun sequence encodes:
- the LOC121597862 gene encoding uncharacterized protein LOC121597862 isoform X1, producing MASGDTAAIDTIDVESALSTKNSEFTASSKDQPLELDEYGKFIKDTPGKFIMADGMSGEQSLAPRPHRPKSDKERKIGHRRVGEGGEITYKKIQTTTIMGSIQLGIQHTVGSLASKPRRDLLMMDFWELETISFPPEGSSMTPAHHYSEFKFKIYAPIAFRYFRDLFGIQPDDFMMSMCSAPLRELSNPGASGSIFYLTDDDEFIIKTVQHKEGEFLQKLLPGYYMNLNQNPRTLLPKFFGLYCYQCNSKNVRLVAMNNLLPSYVRMHLKYDLKGSTYKRKANKAERSKSSPTYKDLDFMEQHPNGLFLEAETYSALIKTIQRDCRVLESFKIMDYSLLVGIHNLDLAVKEKQEAAAKARSEGESDYEDAPEADQYMVQEREEQRTTALNRSRHTTYGKMLIRSINRQRLVAHSTAMESIQAESEPIDEEDDVPPGGIPARSEKGERLLLFIGIIDILQSYRLRKKLEHTWKSIIHDGDTVSVHRPSFYAQRFQEFMAKTVFKKIPSLDLPEIKGNHRKFRTLVTSYIALKHSPSKRKSLSKAAQRAKNEETDSQPVAGSSHQHHHQNQQFNPTQTHFNQQTTGTPKSDVDTSSSVHTAATITTTSSSSGGAAAGGNGGKAGGLGTRAAGGGGVGGAGSASVTPTNMPPLKKKTTVVKQSVPPPVPPRGSPKFNKASGAGSGRPGGGASGSLPSQSSGHRGRSSAGKRHRSSPRGNGGIGGQGGRSTNATSAPPPPPPPLPPTKDSRSGVGLDPLLENEAAELQLLPSPNKVLSWLSSNDFRVSENGDILSEDDDSRPAATAAAVSIPKVIAVKRKPLTGPGPTSNVKEATKAFERLSSRNGSGSSVQQMIRNFERTAGTATVARSESMYSRVPSHGTAKELQVPPTAVQRSTRTLPLTIPVIKETLVEDENNNNRLCVTFGGDDREMFIPMAQRLEQDDDLTAHENDQAVLANLKNVVKARREMFNTSPNSTMERKPRSSMIVRSTPLPNGAIAQGDEIASTERHTTTQTTTTKAKLTRSVTQGKRQPPAPSRIDPDEIQRKIQEIEAEIRQNEERLNRIPSRRSMRREVVAPVKTERAQFLPGPVAHLAPCRNESFLSRLKPKMHRSSMANGMVTGGVDFGPTALVPDDVRYMRQEEKASIIRQIGLPLDENHNLESYLEQFSLEGEFV from the exons ATGTCGGGCGAACAGTCGCTGGCGCCGCGGCCGCACCGGCCAAAGTCGGACAAGGAGCGCAAAATTGGCCATCGGCGGGTCGGCGAGGGGGGCGAGATTACGTACAAGAAAATCCAAACCACCACGATCATGGGCTCGATCCAGCTCGGCATCCAGCATACGGTCGGCAGCCTGGCGTCGAAACCGCGGCGCGATCTGCTGATGATGGACTTCTGGGAGCTGGAGACGATATCCTTCCCGCCGGAGGGCTCCAGCATGACACCCGCGCACCACTACAGCGAGTTTAAGTTTAAGATCTACGCGCCGATCGCGTTCCGGTACTTTCGCGACCTGTTCGGCATTCAGCCGGACGATTTTATG ATGTCCATGTGTTCAGCCCCGCTGCGGGAACTCTCGAATCCGGGTGCATCCGGTTCCATCTTCTATCTGACGGACGACGATGAGTTTATCATTAAGACCGTGCAACACAAAGAGGGagagtttttgcaaaaactgttaCCAGG GTACTATATGAATCTAAATCAAAATCCCCGCACGCTGTTGCCGAAGTTCTTCGGTCTGTACTGCTACCAGTGTAATAGTAAAAACGTTCGACTAGTTGCTATGAACAACTTGTTGCCCTCCTACGTGAGGATGCACCTTAAGTACGATCTCAAAGGGTCGACCTACAAGCGAAAG GCCAacaaagcggaacgatcgaaaTCATCCCCGACGTACAAGGACCTAGACTTCATGGAGCAACATCCGAACGGGCTGTTCCTCGAGGCGGAAACGTACAGCGCGCTGATTAAAACGATCCAGCGGGATTGTCGGGTGCTGGAGTCGTTTAAAATCATGGACTACTCGCTACTGGTCGGTATCCATAATCTCGATCTGGCGGTGAAGGAGAAACAGGAGGCGGCTGCCAAGGCACGATCGGAAGGTGAATCGGACTATGAGGACGCGCCGGAAGCGGACCAGTACATGGTGCAGGAGCGGGAGGAACAGCGAACGACAGCCCTAAACAGGAGCAG GCACACAACCTACGGAAAGATGCTGATTAG GTCTATCAACCGGCAAAGGCTTGTTGCGCATTCGACAGCAATGGAAAGTAttcaggctgaaagtgaaccgATCGATGAAGAGGACGATGTCCC TCCCGGTGGAATTCCTGCGCGCAGTGAAAAAGGCGAACGTCTTCTGCTGTTCATAGGTATCATCGATATTTTGCAGTCTTATAGGTTAAGGAAAAAGCTAGAGCACACGTGGAAAAGTATTATCCACGATGGT GATACCGTGTCGGTGCATCGGCCTTCCTTCTATGCACAGCGCTTTCAGGAGTTTATGGCCAAAACCGTGTTTAAGAAAATTCCCTCGC TGGATCTGCCCGAGATCAAGGGCAATCATAGAAAATTTCGCACGTTGGTCACCAGCTACATAG CGCTAAAACATTCACCATCCAAGAGAAAAAGCTTATCGAAAGCCGCACagagagcaaaaaatgaagaaacagATAGTCAAC cCGTAGCTGGCAGTTCCCATCAGCATCACCACCAAAATCAGCAGTTCAACCCGACCCAGACGCATTTCAATCAGCAGACAACGGGGACTCCTAAATCAG ATGTAGATACTTCCTCCAGCGTGCATACGGCCGCCACGATCACGACCACCTCCAGCAGCAGTGGTGGTGCCGCTGCCGGGGGCAATGGTGGTAAAGCGGGTGGTCTTGGCACTAGGGctgccggcggcggcggtgttGGTGGGGCCGGTAGTGCCTCCGTAACGCCGACCAACATGCCACCgctgaaaaagaaaacgacgGTCGTAAAGCAAAGCGTCCCACCGCCGGTTCCACCGCGCGGCTCGCCCAAGTTCAACAAGGCGAGCGGTGCAGGGTCGGGCCGAcccggtggtggtgcttcCGGTTCGCTACCCAGCCAGTCCAGTGGCCACCGGGGACGATCCAGCgcag GTAAGAGGCACCGCTCGTCTCCACGTGGCAATGGCGGCATCGGCGGGCAGGGTGGCCGAAGTACCAATGCCACCAGCGctcccccaccaccaccaccaccattaccaCCAACCAAGGATAGTCGGTCTGGGGTCGGGCTCGATCCACTGCTAGAGAATGAAGCGGCCGAGCTGCAGCTGCTACCCTCCCCCAACAAAGTGCTCAGCTGGCTGAGCAGCAACGACTTCCGGGTGTCGGAAAATGGTGACATACTGTCGGAGGACGACGACAGTCGtcctgctgctactgctgccgctgTATCGATACCCAAAGTGATTGCCGTCAAACGAAAGCCATTGACCGGACCGGGGCCAACATCGAACGTGAAGGAAGCGACGAAAGCGTTCGAGCGGCTGTCGAGCCGCAACGGCAGCGGGTCCTCGGTACAGCAAATGATTCGAAACTTTGAACGAACTGCCGGAACGGCGACGGTGGCTCGGTCGGAATCGATGTACTCCAGGGTGCCTAGTCACGGTACAGCGAAGGAACTGCAGGTTCCACCCACGGCGGTACAGCGGTCCACCCGAACGCTCCCGTTGACGATACCGGTCATCAAAGAGACGCTCGTTGAGGacgaaaataacaataatcgtCTCTGTGTGACGTTTGGTGGTGACGATCGCGAGATGTTCATCCCCATGGCGCAACGGTTGGAGCAGGACGATGATCTTACCGCGCACGAGAATGATCAGGCTGTTTTGGCGAACTTGAAAAACGTAGTCAAAGCACGGCGAGAAATGTTCAACACCTCACCGAATTCAACAATGGAGCGCAAACCACGATCGTCCATGATCGTACGGTCCACTCCTCTTCCTAATGGTGCCATCGCACAGGGAGACGAAATAGCGTCCACTGAGCGacatacaacaacacaaacgaCGACAACAAAAGCCAAACTAACGCGCTCGGTCACGCAAGGCAAGCGTCAGCCGCCCGCGCCGTCACGCATAGATCCGGACGAGATCCAGCGCAAGATTCAGGAAATCGAAGCCGAGATACGCCAGAACGAAGAGCGGCTCAACCGAATACCCTCCAGACGATCGATGCGCCGTGAAGTCGTCGCACCGGTCAAAACGGAACGTGCTCAATTCCTGCCGGGACCGGTGGCCCATCTGGCCCCTTGCCGCAATGAAAGCTTCCTTTCCCGTCTGAAGCCGAAAATGCATCGCAGCTCGATGGCAAACGGCATGGTTACGGGTGGGGTGGACTTTGGTCCAACGGCACTAGTACCGGATGACGTTCGGTACATGCGGCAGGAGGAAAAAGCTTCCATCATACGGCAGATAGGGCTACCGCTGGACGAAAATCACAACCTCGAAAGCTACCTGGAACAGTTCAGCCTGGAGGGAGAGTTCGTCTAA
- the LOC121597862 gene encoding uncharacterized protein LOC121597862 isoform X7: protein MSGEQSLAPRPHRPKSDKERKIGHRRVGEGGEITYKKIQTTTIMGSIQLGIQHTVGSLASKPRRDLLMMDFWELETISFPPEGSSMTPAHHYSEFKFKIYAPIAFRYFRDLFGIQPDDFMMSMCSAPLRELSNPGASGSIFYLTDDDEFIIKTVQHKEGEFLQKLLPGYYMNLNQNPRTLLPKFFGLYCYQCNSKNVRLVAMNNLLPSYVRMHLKYDLKGSTYKRKANKAERSKSSPTYKDLDFMEQHPNGLFLEAETYSALIKTIQRDCRVLESFKIMDYSLLVGIHNLDLAVKEKQEAAAKARSEGESDYEDAPEADQYMVQEREEQRTTALNRSRHTTYGKMLIRSINRQRLVAHSTAMESIQAESEPIDEEDDVPPGGIPARSEKGERLLLFIGIIDILQSYRLRKKLEHTWKSIIHDGDTVSVHRPSFYAQRFQEFMAKTVFKKIPSLDLPEIKGNHRKFRTLVTSYIALKHSPSKRKSLSKAAQRAKNEETDSQPVAGSSHQHHHQNQQFNPTQTHFNQQTTGTPKSDVDTSSSVHTAATITTTSSSSGGAAAGGNGGKAGGLGTRAAGGGGVGGAGSASVTPTNMPPLKKKTTVVKQSVPPPVPPRGSPKFNKASGAGSGRPGGGASGSLPSQSSGHRGRSSAGKRHRSSPRGNGGIGGQGGRSTNATSAPPPPPPPLPPTKDSRSGVGLDPLLENEAAELQLLPSPNKVLSWLSSNDFRVSENGDILSEDDDSRPAATAAAVSIPKVIAVKRKPLTGPGPTSNVKEATKAFERLSSRNGSGSSVQQMIRNFERTAGTATVARSESMYSRVPSHGTAKELQVPPTAVQRSTRTLPLTIPVIKETLVEDENNNNRLCVTFGGDDREMFIPMAQRLEQDDDLTAHENDQAVLANLKNVVKARREMFNTSPNSTMERKPRSSMIVRSTPLPNGAIAQGDEIASTERHTTTQTTTTKAKLTRSVTQGKRQPPAPSRIDPDEIQRKIQEIEAEIRQNEERLNRIPSRRSMRREVVAPVKTERAQFLPGPVAHLAPCRNESFLSRLKPKMHRSSMANGMVTGGVDFGPTALVPDDVRYMRQEEKASIIRQIGLPLDENHNLESYLEQFSLEGEFV, encoded by the exons ATGTCGGGCGAACAGTCGCTGGCGCCGCGGCCGCACCGGCCAAAGTCGGACAAGGAGCGCAAAATTGGCCATCGGCGGGTCGGCGAGGGGGGCGAGATTACGTACAAGAAAATCCAAACCACCACGATCATGGGCTCGATCCAGCTCGGCATCCAGCATACGGTCGGCAGCCTGGCGTCGAAACCGCGGCGCGATCTGCTGATGATGGACTTCTGGGAGCTGGAGACGATATCCTTCCCGCCGGAGGGCTCCAGCATGACACCCGCGCACCACTACAGCGAGTTTAAGTTTAAGATCTACGCGCCGATCGCGTTCCGGTACTTTCGCGACCTGTTCGGCATTCAGCCGGACGATTTTATG ATGTCCATGTGTTCAGCCCCGCTGCGGGAACTCTCGAATCCGGGTGCATCCGGTTCCATCTTCTATCTGACGGACGACGATGAGTTTATCATTAAGACCGTGCAACACAAAGAGGGagagtttttgcaaaaactgttaCCAGG GTACTATATGAATCTAAATCAAAATCCCCGCACGCTGTTGCCGAAGTTCTTCGGTCTGTACTGCTACCAGTGTAATAGTAAAAACGTTCGACTAGTTGCTATGAACAACTTGTTGCCCTCCTACGTGAGGATGCACCTTAAGTACGATCTCAAAGGGTCGACCTACAAGCGAAAG GCCAacaaagcggaacgatcgaaaTCATCCCCGACGTACAAGGACCTAGACTTCATGGAGCAACATCCGAACGGGCTGTTCCTCGAGGCGGAAACGTACAGCGCGCTGATTAAAACGATCCAGCGGGATTGTCGGGTGCTGGAGTCGTTTAAAATCATGGACTACTCGCTACTGGTCGGTATCCATAATCTCGATCTGGCGGTGAAGGAGAAACAGGAGGCGGCTGCCAAGGCACGATCGGAAGGTGAATCGGACTATGAGGACGCGCCGGAAGCGGACCAGTACATGGTGCAGGAGCGGGAGGAACAGCGAACGACAGCCCTAAACAGGAGCAG GCACACAACCTACGGAAAGATGCTGATTAG GTCTATCAACCGGCAAAGGCTTGTTGCGCATTCGACAGCAATGGAAAGTAttcaggctgaaagtgaaccgATCGATGAAGAGGACGATGTCCC TCCCGGTGGAATTCCTGCGCGCAGTGAAAAAGGCGAACGTCTTCTGCTGTTCATAGGTATCATCGATATTTTGCAGTCTTATAGGTTAAGGAAAAAGCTAGAGCACACGTGGAAAAGTATTATCCACGATGGT GATACCGTGTCGGTGCATCGGCCTTCCTTCTATGCACAGCGCTTTCAGGAGTTTATGGCCAAAACCGTGTTTAAGAAAATTCCCTCGC TGGATCTGCCCGAGATCAAGGGCAATCATAGAAAATTTCGCACGTTGGTCACCAGCTACATAG CGCTAAAACATTCACCATCCAAGAGAAAAAGCTTATCGAAAGCCGCACagagagcaaaaaatgaagaaacagATAGTCAAC cCGTAGCTGGCAGTTCCCATCAGCATCACCACCAAAATCAGCAGTTCAACCCGACCCAGACGCATTTCAATCAGCAGACAACGGGGACTCCTAAATCAG ATGTAGATACTTCCTCCAGCGTGCATACGGCCGCCACGATCACGACCACCTCCAGCAGCAGTGGTGGTGCCGCTGCCGGGGGCAATGGTGGTAAAGCGGGTGGTCTTGGCACTAGGGctgccggcggcggcggtgttGGTGGGGCCGGTAGTGCCTCCGTAACGCCGACCAACATGCCACCgctgaaaaagaaaacgacgGTCGTAAAGCAAAGCGTCCCACCGCCGGTTCCACCGCGCGGCTCGCCCAAGTTCAACAAGGCGAGCGGTGCAGGGTCGGGCCGAcccggtggtggtgcttcCGGTTCGCTACCCAGCCAGTCCAGTGGCCACCGGGGACGATCCAGCgcag GTAAGAGGCACCGCTCGTCTCCACGTGGCAATGGCGGCATCGGCGGGCAGGGTGGCCGAAGTACCAATGCCACCAGCGctcccccaccaccaccaccaccattaccaCCAACCAAGGATAGTCGGTCTGGGGTCGGGCTCGATCCACTGCTAGAGAATGAAGCGGCCGAGCTGCAGCTGCTACCCTCCCCCAACAAAGTGCTCAGCTGGCTGAGCAGCAACGACTTCCGGGTGTCGGAAAATGGTGACATACTGTCGGAGGACGACGACAGTCGtcctgctgctactgctgccgctgTATCGATACCCAAAGTGATTGCCGTCAAACGAAAGCCATTGACCGGACCGGGGCCAACATCGAACGTGAAGGAAGCGACGAAAGCGTTCGAGCGGCTGTCGAGCCGCAACGGCAGCGGGTCCTCGGTACAGCAAATGATTCGAAACTTTGAACGAACTGCCGGAACGGCGACGGTGGCTCGGTCGGAATCGATGTACTCCAGGGTGCCTAGTCACGGTACAGCGAAGGAACTGCAGGTTCCACCCACGGCGGTACAGCGGTCCACCCGAACGCTCCCGTTGACGATACCGGTCATCAAAGAGACGCTCGTTGAGGacgaaaataacaataatcgtCTCTGTGTGACGTTTGGTGGTGACGATCGCGAGATGTTCATCCCCATGGCGCAACGGTTGGAGCAGGACGATGATCTTACCGCGCACGAGAATGATCAGGCTGTTTTGGCGAACTTGAAAAACGTAGTCAAAGCACGGCGAGAAATGTTCAACACCTCACCGAATTCAACAATGGAGCGCAAACCACGATCGTCCATGATCGTACGGTCCACTCCTCTTCCTAATGGTGCCATCGCACAGGGAGACGAAATAGCGTCCACTGAGCGacatacaacaacacaaacgaCGACAACAAAAGCCAAACTAACGCGCTCGGTCACGCAAGGCAAGCGTCAGCCGCCCGCGCCGTCACGCATAGATCCGGACGAGATCCAGCGCAAGATTCAGGAAATCGAAGCCGAGATACGCCAGAACGAAGAGCGGCTCAACCGAATACCCTCCAGACGATCGATGCGCCGTGAAGTCGTCGCACCGGTCAAAACGGAACGTGCTCAATTCCTGCCGGGACCGGTGGCCCATCTGGCCCCTTGCCGCAATGAAAGCTTCCTTTCCCGTCTGAAGCCGAAAATGCATCGCAGCTCGATGGCAAACGGCATGGTTACGGGTGGGGTGGACTTTGGTCCAACGGCACTAGTACCGGATGACGTTCGGTACATGCGGCAGGAGGAAAAAGCTTCCATCATACGGCAGATAGGGCTACCGCTGGACGAAAATCACAACCTCGAAAGCTACCTGGAACAGTTCAGCCTGGAGGGAGAGTTCGTCTAA
- the LOC121597862 gene encoding uncharacterized protein LOC121597862 isoform X6: MYLVGEMMLALDFMSGEQSLAPRPHRPKSDKERKIGHRRVGEGGEITYKKIQTTTIMGSIQLGIQHTVGSLASKPRRDLLMMDFWELETISFPPEGSSMTPAHHYSEFKFKIYAPIAFRYFRDLFGIQPDDFMMSMCSAPLRELSNPGASGSIFYLTDDDEFIIKTVQHKEGEFLQKLLPGYYMNLNQNPRTLLPKFFGLYCYQCNSKNVRLVAMNNLLPSYVRMHLKYDLKGSTYKRKANKAERSKSSPTYKDLDFMEQHPNGLFLEAETYSALIKTIQRDCRVLESFKIMDYSLLVGIHNLDLAVKEKQEAAAKARSEGESDYEDAPEADQYMVQEREEQRTTALNRSRHTTYGKMLIRSINRQRLVAHSTAMESIQAESEPIDEEDDVPPGGIPARSEKGERLLLFIGIIDILQSYRLRKKLEHTWKSIIHDGDTVSVHRPSFYAQRFQEFMAKTVFKKIPSLDLPEIKGNHRKFRTLVTSYIALKHSPSKRKSLSKAAQRAKNEETDSQPVAGSSHQHHHQNQQFNPTQTHFNQQTTGTPKSDVDTSSSVHTAATITTTSSSSGGAAAGGNGGKAGGLGTRAAGGGGVGGAGSASVTPTNMPPLKKKTTVVKQSVPPPVPPRGSPKFNKASGAGSGRPGGGASGSLPSQSSGHRGRSSAGKRHRSSPRGNGGIGGQGGRSTNATSAPPPPPPPLPPTKDSRSGVGLDPLLENEAAELQLLPSPNKVLSWLSSNDFRVSENGDILSEDDDSRPAATAAAVSIPKVIAVKRKPLTGPGPTSNVKEATKAFERLSSRNGSGSSVQQMIRNFERTAGTATVARSESMYSRVPSHGTAKELQVPPTAVQRSTRTLPLTIPVIKETLVEDENNNNRLCVTFGGDDREMFIPMAQRLEQDDDLTAHENDQAVLANLKNVVKARREMFNTSPNSTMERKPRSSMIVRSTPLPNGAIAQGDEIASTERHTTTQTTTTKAKLTRSVTQGKRQPPAPSRIDPDEIQRKIQEIEAEIRQNEERLNRIPSRRSMRREVVAPVKTERAQFLPGPVAHLAPCRNESFLSRLKPKMHRSSMANGMVTGGVDFGPTALVPDDVRYMRQEEKASIIRQIGLPLDENHNLESYLEQFSLEGEFV, from the exons ATGTCGGGCGAACAGTCGCTGGCGCCGCGGCCGCACCGGCCAAAGTCGGACAAGGAGCGCAAAATTGGCCATCGGCGGGTCGGCGAGGGGGGCGAGATTACGTACAAGAAAATCCAAACCACCACGATCATGGGCTCGATCCAGCTCGGCATCCAGCATACGGTCGGCAGCCTGGCGTCGAAACCGCGGCGCGATCTGCTGATGATGGACTTCTGGGAGCTGGAGACGATATCCTTCCCGCCGGAGGGCTCCAGCATGACACCCGCGCACCACTACAGCGAGTTTAAGTTTAAGATCTACGCGCCGATCGCGTTCCGGTACTTTCGCGACCTGTTCGGCATTCAGCCGGACGATTTTATG ATGTCCATGTGTTCAGCCCCGCTGCGGGAACTCTCGAATCCGGGTGCATCCGGTTCCATCTTCTATCTGACGGACGACGATGAGTTTATCATTAAGACCGTGCAACACAAAGAGGGagagtttttgcaaaaactgttaCCAGG GTACTATATGAATCTAAATCAAAATCCCCGCACGCTGTTGCCGAAGTTCTTCGGTCTGTACTGCTACCAGTGTAATAGTAAAAACGTTCGACTAGTTGCTATGAACAACTTGTTGCCCTCCTACGTGAGGATGCACCTTAAGTACGATCTCAAAGGGTCGACCTACAAGCGAAAG GCCAacaaagcggaacgatcgaaaTCATCCCCGACGTACAAGGACCTAGACTTCATGGAGCAACATCCGAACGGGCTGTTCCTCGAGGCGGAAACGTACAGCGCGCTGATTAAAACGATCCAGCGGGATTGTCGGGTGCTGGAGTCGTTTAAAATCATGGACTACTCGCTACTGGTCGGTATCCATAATCTCGATCTGGCGGTGAAGGAGAAACAGGAGGCGGCTGCCAAGGCACGATCGGAAGGTGAATCGGACTATGAGGACGCGCCGGAAGCGGACCAGTACATGGTGCAGGAGCGGGAGGAACAGCGAACGACAGCCCTAAACAGGAGCAG GCACACAACCTACGGAAAGATGCTGATTAG GTCTATCAACCGGCAAAGGCTTGTTGCGCATTCGACAGCAATGGAAAGTAttcaggctgaaagtgaaccgATCGATGAAGAGGACGATGTCCC TCCCGGTGGAATTCCTGCGCGCAGTGAAAAAGGCGAACGTCTTCTGCTGTTCATAGGTATCATCGATATTTTGCAGTCTTATAGGTTAAGGAAAAAGCTAGAGCACACGTGGAAAAGTATTATCCACGATGGT GATACCGTGTCGGTGCATCGGCCTTCCTTCTATGCACAGCGCTTTCAGGAGTTTATGGCCAAAACCGTGTTTAAGAAAATTCCCTCGC TGGATCTGCCCGAGATCAAGGGCAATCATAGAAAATTTCGCACGTTGGTCACCAGCTACATAG CGCTAAAACATTCACCATCCAAGAGAAAAAGCTTATCGAAAGCCGCACagagagcaaaaaatgaagaaacagATAGTCAAC cCGTAGCTGGCAGTTCCCATCAGCATCACCACCAAAATCAGCAGTTCAACCCGACCCAGACGCATTTCAATCAGCAGACAACGGGGACTCCTAAATCAG ATGTAGATACTTCCTCCAGCGTGCATACGGCCGCCACGATCACGACCACCTCCAGCAGCAGTGGTGGTGCCGCTGCCGGGGGCAATGGTGGTAAAGCGGGTGGTCTTGGCACTAGGGctgccggcggcggcggtgttGGTGGGGCCGGTAGTGCCTCCGTAACGCCGACCAACATGCCACCgctgaaaaagaaaacgacgGTCGTAAAGCAAAGCGTCCCACCGCCGGTTCCACCGCGCGGCTCGCCCAAGTTCAACAAGGCGAGCGGTGCAGGGTCGGGCCGAcccggtggtggtgcttcCGGTTCGCTACCCAGCCAGTCCAGTGGCCACCGGGGACGATCCAGCgcag GTAAGAGGCACCGCTCGTCTCCACGTGGCAATGGCGGCATCGGCGGGCAGGGTGGCCGAAGTACCAATGCCACCAGCGctcccccaccaccaccaccaccattaccaCCAACCAAGGATAGTCGGTCTGGGGTCGGGCTCGATCCACTGCTAGAGAATGAAGCGGCCGAGCTGCAGCTGCTACCCTCCCCCAACAAAGTGCTCAGCTGGCTGAGCAGCAACGACTTCCGGGTGTCGGAAAATGGTGACATACTGTCGGAGGACGACGACAGTCGtcctgctgctactgctgccgctgTATCGATACCCAAAGTGATTGCCGTCAAACGAAAGCCATTGACCGGACCGGGGCCAACATCGAACGTGAAGGAAGCGACGAAAGCGTTCGAGCGGCTGTCGAGCCGCAACGGCAGCGGGTCCTCGGTACAGCAAATGATTCGAAACTTTGAACGAACTGCCGGAACGGCGACGGTGGCTCGGTCGGAATCGATGTACTCCAGGGTGCCTAGTCACGGTACAGCGAAGGAACTGCAGGTTCCACCCACGGCGGTACAGCGGTCCACCCGAACGCTCCCGTTGACGATACCGGTCATCAAAGAGACGCTCGTTGAGGacgaaaataacaataatcgtCTCTGTGTGACGTTTGGTGGTGACGATCGCGAGATGTTCATCCCCATGGCGCAACGGTTGGAGCAGGACGATGATCTTACCGCGCACGAGAATGATCAGGCTGTTTTGGCGAACTTGAAAAACGTAGTCAAAGCACGGCGAGAAATGTTCAACACCTCACCGAATTCAACAATGGAGCGCAAACCACGATCGTCCATGATCGTACGGTCCACTCCTCTTCCTAATGGTGCCATCGCACAGGGAGACGAAATAGCGTCCACTGAGCGacatacaacaacacaaacgaCGACAACAAAAGCCAAACTAACGCGCTCGGTCACGCAAGGCAAGCGTCAGCCGCCCGCGCCGTCACGCATAGATCCGGACGAGATCCAGCGCAAGATTCAGGAAATCGAAGCCGAGATACGCCAGAACGAAGAGCGGCTCAACCGAATACCCTCCAGACGATCGATGCGCCGTGAAGTCGTCGCACCGGTCAAAACGGAACGTGCTCAATTCCTGCCGGGACCGGTGGCCCATCTGGCCCCTTGCCGCAATGAAAGCTTCCTTTCCCGTCTGAAGCCGAAAATGCATCGCAGCTCGATGGCAAACGGCATGGTTACGGGTGGGGTGGACTTTGGTCCAACGGCACTAGTACCGGATGACGTTCGGTACATGCGGCAGGAGGAAAAAGCTTCCATCATACGGCAGATAGGGCTACCGCTGGACGAAAATCACAACCTCGAAAGCTACCTGGAACAGTTCAGCCTGGAGGGAGAGTTCGTCTAA